The Ochotona princeps isolate mOchPri1 chromosome 1, mOchPri1.hap1, whole genome shotgun sequence genome has a segment encoding these proteins:
- the LOC105941944 gene encoding DNA-directed RNA polymerases I, II, and III subunit RPABC5-like, with protein MILPVHCYTCCKVLGNKRVPYLELLKAEYAKGDALDALGLKRYCCRCMLLFLVDLIKKLLNYAHQEK; from the coding sequence ATGATCCTCCCCGTGCACTGCTACACCTGTTGCAAGGTCCTGGGCAACAAGCGGGTACCCTACCTGGAGCTGCTGAAAGCCGAGTATGCCAAGGGGGACGCCCTGGATGCCCTGGGCCTGAAGCGCTACTGCTGCCGCTGCATGCTGCTGTTCCTTGTGGACCTGATCAAGAAACTGCTCAACTACGCGCACCAAGAGAAGTGA